CGGCGTAAGGAGCGTGATTATTGATGCTTTTTTCCAGATCTGCGAAAAGGCCATCAACGGTACGATAAGAGCCAAATTGATCTCGGCTCAGCTGTCGCGGTGGTTCTCCAGGAAACACAACGGTCACTTCAACAAGGTCGCCGCTCTGAACACCAATGGTGATAAAGGTACGGGCCGCAAGGCCGGTAGGTTGAAGATCATAGCGGTGAGAGGTTGGTTTTACTTGTGCCCACATTGTTTTTGTCGCCTGTGTCCGCTGGGACAGCCTGGACCAGTTGGTGGGCTGAAAGCCTGGAATACAATTGGCATTCCCATCGGTTTGACCACACGCCGAGACAACGAGTGCGGCCATCGTCAGAAGGACAGACAGTCTCTTCAT
This genomic interval from Deinococcus humi contains the following:
- a CDS encoding DUF6174 domain-containing protein, with the protein product MKRLSVLLTMAALVVSACGQTDGNANCIPGFQPTNWSRLSQRTQATKTMWAQVKPTSHRYDLQPTGLAARTFITIGVQSGDLVEVTVVFPGEPPRQLSRDQFGSYRTVDGLFADLEKSINNHAPYADCYDLKAPFDANPGYPTSREGRLYDYRIADATGSYRDINFTVVIAAPSP